In the bacterium genome, one interval contains:
- the aroB gene encoding 3-dehydroquinate synthase — MEKIKVKLWKNSYSIFIEPDALKKLPGLFERFFPGKPAAVISDINVADLYGKEVLELLSQPGRHVKLFSFPAGESSKNINIAYRLYTDLIENRMGRDTVIAALGGGVTGDLAGFVAATYLRGVKFVQIPTTLLAQVDSSVGGKTGINHELGKNLIGSFYQPAFVLTDPDVLKTLPKREIISGAGEVIKYGLIGSKNLFNLTEDKMEMLLISGSSAEMPRIIKDCCRIKAKIVSRDEKESGLRKILNFGHTFGHALEQATGYSVFTHGEAVILGMRWASWFSMYTGLLSGKTFMRIENLLTRIEIPDIPDSVNPEMITGTMYRDKKYSSKNLTLILLQDIGKTVFVKRELSDIIKPIDRWLNNVYKKQSIDN; from the coding sequence TGTTTGAGCGCTTTTTCCCCGGAAAGCCCGCTGCTGTTATTTCAGACATAAATGTTGCTGATCTTTACGGTAAAGAAGTATTGGAATTATTATCACAACCAGGCAGACATGTAAAACTATTTTCTTTTCCAGCAGGGGAATCATCTAAAAATATCAACATTGCATACAGGCTCTATACAGATTTAATTGAAAACAGAATGGGCCGCGACACTGTAATTGCTGCTCTCGGAGGAGGCGTGACCGGCGACCTTGCGGGATTTGTGGCTGCAACATATCTGCGCGGTGTAAAATTCGTTCAGATTCCAACCACTCTTCTTGCTCAGGTTGATTCAAGCGTGGGGGGTAAAACAGGAATAAATCACGAGCTCGGGAAAAACCTGATAGGCAGTTTTTATCAGCCCGCCTTTGTTCTGACAGATCCTGATGTGTTAAAAACTCTTCCGAAAAGGGAGATAATCTCAGGCGCCGGCGAAGTAATAAAATATGGCTTAATCGGCAGTAAGAATCTTTTCAATCTTACTGAAGATAAAATGGAGATGCTTTTAATATCCGGCAGTTCTGCAGAGATGCCCCGTATCATTAAAGATTGCTGCAGAATCAAAGCAAAAATAGTAAGCAGGGATGAGAAAGAATCGGGCCTGAGAAAAATTCTTAATTTCGGCCACACTTTCGGCCATGCACTGGAGCAGGCAACAGGTTATTCTGTTTTTACCCACGGTGAAGCTGTTATTCTCGGAATGCGCTGGGCTTCATGGTTTTCCATGTATACAGGACTACTTTCAGGGAAAACTTTCATGAGGATTGAAAATCTTTTAACACGGATAGAGATTCCTGATATTCCCGATTCAGTTAATCCCGAAATGATTACAGGCACCATGTATAGAGATAAAAAATATTCTTCAAAAAATCTAACCTTGATTCTTTTGCAGGATATTGGAAAAACTGTGTTTGTAAAAAGAGAACTTTCAGACATTATAAAACCAATTGACAGGTGGCTAAACAATGTTTACAAAAAACAGAGTATTGATAATTAA
- the aroQ gene encoding type II 3-dehydroquinate dehydratase, with product MFTKNRVLIINGPNLNLLGEREPEIYGTTTLKSINKQLFLHLKKKGYKAVFFQSNHEGRIIDIIHKKRKTINGIIINPGALTHYSYALRDAISAVNVPVVEVHISDIAGREDFRKISVIKPVCTAQITGKGINGYFEAADLIVEFESDI from the coding sequence ATGTTTACAAAAAACAGAGTATTGATAATTAACGGCCCGAATCTCAACCTTCTCGGTGAACGGGAACCTGAAATTTACGGAACAACAACTCTGAAGAGTATTAATAAACAGCTTTTCCTGCATTTGAAAAAAAAAGGTTATAAGGCCGTATTCTTTCAATCCAACCACGAAGGCAGAATTATAGATATCATCCATAAAAAGAGAAAAACCATAAACGGCATTATAATAAATCCCGGAGCACTTACTCACTACAGCTATGCACTTCGCGATGCAATAAGTGCAGTAAATGTACCTGTTGTGGAAGTTCATATTTCAGACATAGCAGGCAGGGAAGATTTCAGAAAAATTTCAGTTATAAAACCGGTATGCACTGCACAAATTACAGGAAAGGGCATTAATGGATATTTTGAAGCAGCTGATCTTATTGTGGAGTTTGAATCGGACATCTAA